DNA sequence from the Parambassis ranga chromosome 1, fParRan2.1, whole genome shotgun sequence genome:
AAAGAAAGCGGTCAAACTAAAGATATCACAAGCACCGTCAAAGCCTTCATCCAATCTGAGCGCAGGCCAAAAAACACCTAGTTACCTCAGACACACCTGCCCTGTGTGCTCAATAAGGGAAAGGAAtggacaaaaacatacacaaagatCCACACAGGGCTGCAACCAATACTGTAGTTTTAAAGAAATCCTTGGGCCATAAAATAAAAGGAAGATTGTTGAACTTTGTGTAACCAGCAATTAAACCAAAAACCAGTTGATGAATTGATCAACTTATCTATTTATTAAAACAACTacactttaaaatgtttatttatactCATTTAATTCTAATTTATGGGCAGCAGTGCACTATCAATACATTTTCCCCCACCTACCATCTTAATAACCCACATACTGTTTATAGGAGACCTTTTATTGATCAGTACTGAATTTATAAAAGTTGTTTCTATAGCCAATACTGTTCAGTTTTTATGTCATCTTTAATTTTCCAGTATTATCAATCAGAATGTACACAGTACATACAGGGAATTTGCTTCAGCAGTTGTTGACACTGCAACACGACACATACAAACCACATCCACTGATTATCTATTAGCTTGTGTTAtctattatatataaaataaaaattaaccTTAAGAATTATTGGTGTGATGTAGTATAATGAGAGTACTCACCCTCTGTGGTATGAACGAGGCACGATGCAACCAGACACTGCAGACAGACTGACTAATGAGCTGCCACCCAGACTACAACCTTCACTAATGCCCAGCCGACCCACTTCTGACCGGTGCGTCAGAGCCTTGCGGGGCGTTAAAGGAAAAGGCTAATCAAATAGTGTAATCCATTAATGACGTCAGTGCAAAGGTACCAGCTTCAAAACAACAGTCAGTCTGTAGACGACATTAATGTGAAAAAGCAGTAAGAAGGCCAAGATTCTGTAGAGAGAGGAGAATATATTCACACTGTAAGAAGagaccctctctctctctctctctctctctctctcacacacacacacatacatgtattttccatagactgtaaaaaataatcaaCAACAGCCATCATGACGTCACCATCTTGACATTTTGGAATCAGAAGTGACAGAACCAGGCTAACCTGTACAGACTcagtgctaaaaaaaaaaagagctgcacTGGTGACTGATTTAATAGCATACTGTCTCCAAAGGGCCCTGGTACTGTGTATACTGTTGTTCTTGTACCCAGGCTTAAGActcattaaacacacaaacactgtcagctATAAATAAAAGCTTCCTCTTGGTTCCTGCTTTATATAACCTCATTGAAGCTTATTTTTCTTGATGCACCTGAAGGCAACGTAATTAAAGGCCAATCAACACGTGTGTTGTGATTGCAGCTGACTTTAAggtgtgctgctgctctgtcacctcATTCATCTCTTCTCTGTGATAAAACATGTATCGGCTATTTACTGGTCCGCTGCAGTCTCGGCGGGCTCTTCTTCTAGGGGCCTGCGTTCAACAACGAGCTACTTACATCCACTCAAAACTACCTAAAAATAAAATCGGTGTGAAGGTGAGTTAAAGTGGAGCCActggtttgttttttggcttttatttaTTGTCTTATTGACTGAAGTAAGGCGTTGCCCTGCAGGAATCTGTGTGCGTCCTGGCTGTGATGGCGTGTGGCGTCCTCGGACCTTCTTGCTGGATACTTTCCCACTTAGAAGGCTACAAATCCCGTGACTGATGGATTGGATGAGGCGTTGAAACCATCGTCCACATTGTGATTACTGTGTTTTGTTAATGTAATAAACCTGAGCTTCCtacttgttgtctttttttaaagtttgtaatgAACCAGTGCAGTTCCGCCTTCACACCAGTAGGCGTCGCATTCTGTCAGCGGAAGTGAAACCTCTCCCTTCGCCACAAGATAACCATCATCTGTTTGGAATGTGATCTTACCTGATCACAGAGCTCAGAACCGATGCGCCATGAACCCGCAGCTGACCCGAACTAAAAGGCCTCCGTGTGTGCCGAACCCACACGGAGACGAGGCTGCGCTGTTTTTCCAGGAGGCGCTTGTTGCTGCGATACACGAGGCGTTTGAGGTGGCTGTGGGGATCGCAGTTGAGGAGGTGAAAACGCGCGTAGGTCAGGCGACGAGCGACATCTACGAGGAGCTGCGACGAGAGAACGAGTCCCTCAAACAAAGGCTGCAGAGAGCCGAGGCTTTGCTGGATAAAAGAGGCGGCAGCAGCCCTACTCCCAACAAACACATCTACTGTAAGGCAAGGAAACGTACGGACCGACCACCGCAGCCGAATCAAATAAACCCCAAACCTGCAGTGAGCAGTGTGCGCGGCTGTACCGGGGTTACAGGTGAGTCTCCTGCAGCTCACAGCGGTGCGCGTCAGCCGCAGCAGACAGCCAGCAGTGATGGGGGGGCTCAGAGCGACAGTGAGGCAGCTTCAGATCCAGAAGACGAACAAACTAAAGGTATGAAGCACACTGTGTTTGATTAGCTACAACTTTGTGGGATGTTTAAGATCAAGATGTTCATGTGTGCTAAATATAGTTTCACACATTGTGTAAATAGGAGTGATGCCTGTAGAGGGAGCCAAAACTACAACTCAGCTTATTTTCTTAGTCCCATACATGTGTCACTAAGAACACTGCAGAAACTGGTCACTTCTCCACTCATCATTAACATAAGAacacataaatgtgtgtgttggtacaTGACAGAagaatatacactcaacaaaaatataaacgcaacacttttgtttttgctcccatgtttcatgagatggacttgaagatctaaacttcattccagatacacaatattaccattcctctcaaacattgttcacaaatctgtctaaatgtgtgatagtgagcacttctgctttgctgagataatccatcccacctcacaggtgtgccacatcaagatgctgatctgacatcatgattagtgcacaggtgtaccttaaactgcccacaataaaaggccaccctgaaatgtgcattttgtttctgctttattggcggtctggggactcagaaccagtcagtatctggtgtgaccaccatttgcctcatgcagtgcaacacatcttcttcgcatagagtttatcagattgtctattgtggcctgtggaatgttggtccactcctcttcaatggctgtgcgaagttgctggatattagtgggaactggtgcacgctgtcgtatacgccggtcaagcacatcccaaacatgttcaatgggtgacatgtccggtgagtatgctggccatgcaagaactgggacattttcagcttccaagaattgtgtacagatccttgcaacatggggccgtgcattatcttgctgaaacatgaggtgatgttcatggatgtatggcacaacaatgggcctcaggatctcatcacggtatctctgtgcattcaaaatgccatcaataaaatgcacctgtgttcttcgtccataacagatgcctgcccataccatgaccccaccaccaccatgggccactcgatccacaacattgacatcagcaaagcgctcacccacacgacgccacacacgctgtctgccatctgccctgaacaatgtaaaccgagattcatctgtgaagagaacacctctccaacgtgctagacgccatcgaatgtgagcatttgcccactcaagtctgttacggcgacgatctggagtcaggttaagaccccgatgaggacaacgagcatgcagttgagcttccctgagacggtttctgacagtttgtgcagaaattgtttggttatgcaaaccaattgtttcagcagctgtctgagtggctggtctcagacgatctcggaggtgaacctgctggatgtggaggtcctgggctggtgtggttactcgtggtctgcggttgtgaggccggttggatgtactgccatattctctgaaacgcctttggagacggcttatggtggagaaatgaacattcaatgcacgagcaacagatctggttgacattcctgctgtcagcatgccaattgcacgctccctcaatgcttgtggcatctgtggcattttgctgtgagacaaaactgcacatttcagggtggccttttattgtgggcagtttgaggtacacctgtgcactaatcatgatgtcagatcagcatcttgatgtggcacacctgtgaggtgggatggattatctcagcaaagcagaagtgctcactatcacacatttagacagatttgtgaacaatgtttgagaggaatggtaatattgtgtatctggaatgaagtttagatcttcaagtccatctcatgaaacatgggagcaaaaacaaaagtgttgcgtttatatttttgttgagtgtagaatAAAACATCAACTGGAAAGCTTTTATAAACCTCTCTGGATGCACATTTATACTGCTTTGTACACATAAGTTTGCATCCAGCTATCAGTGGACTGATGCTATTTTCACTTTTAGCCCATGTGGCTTCTACACATAGGTAGATAGCATAGACAGTTAATAATGCTAGTTAGTTGCATTTGGCTTGTTGTCTCAATTTGAGGGCTGCATCCTGTGATGCCTGTGTGGCCTGGTCACCTGTAGTTTGAACCTTTGCACACTTTGCAGCTTCTTttagtcaagtcaagtcaaagtcagctttattgtcaactctgctatatgtgctggacatacagagaatcaaaattgtgttactcttcactccgcaacatgtaacatgtaactaaaaactaaagataaatataaagtgtaaaaaatgtacctacaatgaggcacacacaaaatacaaggcacataatgaaggcacaatgcagtaagagtgcaaaagatgtatagtgcaagacagtgcagttggcataatataaacaggaatggtttaacttataacagcttattgagactggtatatTAGACATTATCCCTGAATGGAGAGTCGGCACTAGCTTTGGCTAGTTACACCCAGATATGTAACATGTAGGAGTGTTGATTCATAAGGAAGCATgttgttcatttttttatatgaaaaaGTCTAAAGCTCTCTTATGCTCTGTTTTTGCATTGGTCACTGCAGAGCCCACACGTGTATGTGTGGTGAAGGTACAACAAAGGAACCCACCATGTCCAGACCCAGGAGCCCAACGCTGCCATCCACCACCATCACACGCCGCCATTAACGGGACACTAGAGCAGGTTGCTGTAAAGCAGGAGAGGctagaagatgaagaagaggtggAGATGGATGGTTCCTCTTGCTGTTTGGACTCCATAAAAATGGAGGATTTTAGCTTTGAACGTATGTCAGTGGTCCAGTCTAAAATGCTGGAGGATTGGAAGCCAGATGTGCTGGATATTCAGAGCCAGGACTCAAACACTCAGGGTAAGAGACGATCACAAAATGGAACAGCATTGCCATTCCACATGGAACTCTAGCTTGATATAGTTTATATAGTAAACAACTTTTCAATTCCTAACCTCACGTGTTATTTTTCAACAGATCACCCCTCAGAGCCTCCCACTAGCCTCCCATCACCCACCGATATTCCGTCCCTCTCTTCAGAGTTTCCAAACATCTTCCAGCTGGCAGAACCAGCTTCTGTTTCAGAAGCCCCTTCACAGGTTTACGGAGTCCATCCCCAGGCCAGCCGCAACCAAAGCCACACCGCCGCCACCCTCTACGCCTGCAAATCCTGCGGTGAGACCTTCCACCTGCCCAGCTTGCTGCGTCGCCACCATGGCCACTGCAAGCAGAGACTACAGCAGCACTGTCCTCAGCCCATACCGGGAAGCAAAAGGCCCCGGCTGCAACTCTACCCACCGGGCTTCAGCCCCTTCCGCTGTGCCGAGTGCAACCGAGAGTTCAACCGCATGGAGAACCTTAAGACCCACCTGCGCATCCACACAGGAGAGAGGCCGTACACCTGCTCGGTCTGCTCCAAGTGTTTCCGTCACTCCGGGGCTTTAACGAGGCATTTCCGCATACACACCGGGGAGAAGCCTTACGTCTGTGGACAGTGTGGGAAATCTTTCAGAAACTGTGGGGGGCTCAAATTCCACCAGCGCTCCCATATCAACCAGGTACAGTAGTCCTCATGGTGTAATCATTTGATTTGATACAGTTCTGAGCCTCTTGCATCTTCTTGCATACTTCCATCTATGTGGCCTTTCTGCTTCTCATACACCCTTGAATCCATTGTACTCTTTGCACCCTCGTCTTTGAGGTTCTCTCACCCACACTGTATCATCTCAACAGGTTTTAGGGGCTCTTAACTGTTAACACACCATCCATCTTTAAACTGCTTATCCGGGGCCCggttgtgggggcagcagtctaagcagagacacccagacttccctcttcctggacacttcttccagctcttccaggggaatcctgaggcgttcacaggccagccgagagacgtggtctctccaccgtgtcctggaatccgaaacagatgcctgagcctcctcagctggctcctctcgatgtgaaaGAGCAGCGGCACACcagtcaaaaaacaaaaaaaaggaatgatTCCAAATACTGTAACTACATGATCTCTAGTGTAATCACAGTGCTGCTTTTTTCCTTATGATGGCTCAGtagcaaataataataatcatatgtGTGTGGAGACTTTCAGTGCAATTCCAAGTGCTACTTTTCTGACTTGTTTAATGTTTATACAATAAAtcactgcttttcttttttttatgttttgtaatGGGTTTTGTGGTTCACTTTATTCAAACAGCTCTTGTATTTATCACTCTATGGAAAACAATGTAAGTGGTTTAATAAAGAGTTGATATTTGCACAAAGTACAGAAGGTTTGTTGTGGTGTACAAATGCACTGCcagtttcagcagcagctgaagaggTGCAGTAAAGCTTAGTGCAGTCATTCAACTCACCGAGGAGTGACTCAATCAATTATTCACTGACATTGACTCAAAGTATTCCTCTGTCTTCTCAGCTTAGTCTGTTTAATTGAGGGCACTTTGAAGTGGACAGTTTCCTCCTTCTATTACTGTTTTTGCCCTTATACTATAATTCAATCAACATAAATGAGTGTGGGAATGTGAAATCAGGACAGACATTCTGCAGCTCAGGGTGTAAATAGTGTAACTGCAGCAGGTTTGTTGCATGTAAAGGGTGCACATTTAATACTTACAGAAGTAACCATAATTGATAAGTAATTTCAATGGTGTGGTTATAACTGCTGAAGCAgagataataaaacaaaactgattGTCCTTTCAAGATGATTGTGCTATTATCATGTAGATACAAACAGGCTGCTGTGACTTAAGGCAGATGCCGAATGATGCAATACACGTAT
Encoded proteins:
- the LOC114436986 gene encoding zinc finger protein 287-like produces the protein MNPQLTRTKRPPCVPNPHGDEAALFFQEALVAAIHEAFEVAVGIAVEEVKTRVGQATSDIYEELRRENESLKQRLQRAEALLDKRGGSSPTPNKHIYCKARKRTDRPPQPNQINPKPAVSSVRGCTGVTGESPAAHSGARQPQQTASSDGGAQSDSEAASDPEDEQTKEPTRVCVVKVQQRNPPCPDPGAQRCHPPPSHAAINGTLEQVAVKQERLEDEEEVEMDGSSCCLDSIKMEDFSFERMSVVQSKMLEDWKPDVLDIQSQDSNTQDHPSEPPTSLPSPTDIPSLSSEFPNIFQLAEPASVSEAPSQVYGVHPQASRNQSHTAATLYACKSCGETFHLPSLLRRHHGHCKQRLQQHCPQPIPGSKRPRLQLYPPGFSPFRCAECNREFNRMENLKTHLRIHTGERPYTCSVCSKCFRHSGALTRHFRIHTGEKPYVCGQCGKSFRNCGGLKFHQRSHINQVLGALNC